GATACTATTGCAATAACTAAGCAAATAGGAAGACAGGTAGTGGTAAATGGGATTATGGGAATAGCAATTGGAATGGGAAAAAACATAGGAGTTAAACTAATTTCAAATGAAGAAATAGAAATTAATGAAATAGTTGAAGAAGGATTAAAATCAGGTTTTTCGATGGGGCTTTCAGCTGCTGTTGCAGGTGGAATGAGAGTTGCTGTTGAAAAGAAATTTATACCTACAGTTCTTTCAAAATTTTTAGTGAATAACAATGTAATTGGTGCAATAGCGGCATCTTCAATGGATATAATAAAGATAGTTTTTAAATTAGGTTTAGGAGAAATAAGTTTAGGAAAGGCATCAAATGATATAATATCAGTATTAGGAACTGTATACGGTGCAATAGTTGCTTCAGACGAAGGTGCTAAAGTAGTAGGAATAATTCTGAATATGATAGGTATAGGTAATATAGGGATTATAATGGATATTATAATTAGTGTAATATGTGGAGTTGTTGGCTCAAAAGTTGGAGGTGCAATAGCTAGGGGTTTAGGAAATATAACAGAAAAAGTAGTAAATGGAACAAAGGAAGTAGTAAAGAATGGAGCAAATGTAGTAAAAGATGTAGCAAAGGGAGCTTGGGAAGGAGTAAGAAGTTTTGGAGATACATTTGTGGAAGGTGTTAAATCGTTAACAAGTTCTGCTTGGGAAGGAATAAAAACTTTTGTAAGTGAATAGCAAGTTTATTTCGGTTATAAAATTAAAAAATAAATTCGATAAAATAAATGTATTTTAAGTTATTAAGAGTAGATACAGATAGTTAAGGAGGAAGAAAAATGGAAATAAATTTATCAAAATATTTAAGAGCAAGAAGACCTATAATATGTATAAATAGTAGTGATTATAAGGAAATAGATACTATTGTCAAAGAAGCAACGAAAGAATATAAGGATAAAGCTATATATGAATATAGAGCTTTTGGAGCTGTGAATTTTGAAAATAAGGTTAGATGTGAAGAAATAGAAAATTTGTATCATTTTTTAAATATTTTATTTTCAAAAGGCATAAAAACTGATGTGTTTTTACTGATAAAAAACGCGGAAGAGGAGATGATGGATGCAAGGAATATAGCTTTTATAAAGAAGATTGCTGAAACAAGATACTCAAATCCAGACTATAATTTTACGATAATAGTAGTAAGTGAAAATGAAACAGTACCTAAAGAACTTGAAAAATTTACTTCTATACTTGATATTCCAAATATGACAAAGGAAGAAATAGAAGAATACATACTAAAATTTTCTGAAATCAACAATGTAAAACTGGATAAGGAAGATCTAGGAGAAGTGGCTATTTCGCTAAAAGGGCTGACAAAATTGGAAATAGACCATGTGCTTAATATGATAATAGAATCAAAGAAAAATATTTCTATTTCAGGAAGAGAAATAATTATAAAAGAAAAAGGTCAGATAATAAAAAAATCTTCAATACTGGAAATAATAGATTTTAAGGAAAGAATAGAAGATATTGGTGGACTGGAAGGACTAAAAGAATGGTTACGTTCAAAAGCACAAATATTTAGAAGATTAGATGAGGCTAAGAAATTTGGAGTAGACACACCAAAAGGAGTACTCTTAGTGGGAATGCCTGGTTGTGGGAAAAGTTTGGCAGCTAAGGCAAGTGCAAGACTTTTTAACGTTCCTCTTTTAAGACTTGATATAGGAAGATTATTAGGAAAATATGTGGGAGAATCAGAACATAACATGAGAATGGCACTGAAAACAGCAGAGTCAATAAGTCCTTGTATACTATGGATAGACGAGATAGAGAAAGCCTTTGCAGGAATAGACCAGAGTGGTGGAGCAAGTGATATTACAAAAAGACTGTTTGGACAGTTCCTGACATGGTTGCAGGAAAAGGAAAATACAGTTTTTGTAGTGGCAACTGCTAATGATATAACAGCTTTTCCCCCTGAATTTCTAAGAAAAGGAAGATTTGATGAAGTTTTTTTCATCGATTTTCCAAATGAAGAAGAAAGAGAAAGAATATTTGAGATACATCTTGAAAAAAGAGGGAAATTGACAGAAAATATAGATGTAAGCAGACTGGCAGAAGAGACAGAAGGTTACTGTGGAGCAGATATAGAAGAGATTGTAAAGAATGCAGTAGAAAATATATTTATACTCGAAACACAGGATGAAAAAGAAAAGGAAGTAACAACACAGGATTTAATAGAAGCTGTTAAAAATATAGATTCTCTAACAAATATTCTGTCTGATAAAATCGAAGTACTAAAGAAAAGTTATAAAAAATTTAAAGTAAAATCAGCTTCTAAAAAAATATTAAATGGATTAGGTATAAGGAGAATGGTTGTAGTAAAAGGTGGAAAATATACACCTATTTTAGAATCAGGATATTATGAAACAATCAATTCAAATAAGAACTACATGAAATTTTCAGGAAAAGAAGTGAAAGTATGTGATTTAGAAGTATGTAAATATCAAACAACACAGGATATGTGGATGGAAGTGATGGAACATAATCCTTCAAAATTCAAAGGTGGGAGAAGACCTGTAGAGTGTGTTTCATGGTGGGATGCTCTGGAATATTGTAATAAAATGAGTGAAAAATATGGATTGCAACCAGTATATGATTTAAGTCAAAAAAGTGAAGGAATAGTTAATATAAATCAGTTAGATGGAGAATTAAAAAATTCTCATTTTGCAGATTTTGAAAAAACAGAAGGTTTTAGGTTACCGACAGTTGTAGAATGGCAATGGTTTGCAAGAGGGGGAGAAGTTGCAATACAGGATGGGACATTTGATATGATGTATGCAGGAAGCAATAATTTGGATGAAGTTGCCTGGCATAACAGTAATTCAGAAAAACAGACTCATGATGTAGGAACAAAGAAACCAAATCAGCTTGGAATTTATGACTGTAGTGGAAATGTATGGGAATGGTGTTATGATAAAATTATTATTCCAACGGGAGCTTGTATAATATCAATAGGTGATACTTTTGAAAATAAACTTAAATATATTGAAAACAATGAAAATATTAGTGGTAAAAAAGTTATGGGTGGTTCATGGAAGGGAAATGATATCACGAAAGAAGTAGATTGTAATATGGAATCTAATTATTATGGTTTTCCATATGAAAAATATGATAATTACGGCTTCCGTATTGTCAGAACGATTTAATCTTTTGAACAATGAAAATACTTGATAAAATTTATGGAAAAGATAGTCTGATTAGGAAATTAATAACTCGCTACAAAAGAAATAGAAAACTTTATCAAATAAGAAACTTAAAAGGAAATCCTCCCCATAACTAAAAACAGAGTACCTTCTATGCCAGTAAAATGGCAATACAAATATAAAACTACGAAATAAGACTTTAAATTTTATGGAAATTATTATATACTATATTAAGATCAGAATATAAAATCGTATCTATAAAAAAGATTTATTATAAAAACAATCAAATGTTAATTGTGATTTAATTTATATAGTGTATAATAAATTCAGATCAAAAAGATCTGAAACCTCAATTAACCCCCCCTTTTATAAGACCTCTTTTTTAAGAGGTCTTTTACTTTTTATAAAATCTTAAATATAGATATGTATTTTAAAAAATATTAAAATTAGACTAGGAGGATACAAATGTCAAATCATAAAAATCATTATCATAATCATTATGAAGATAAGAAAATGTCAGCAATGGCTAAATTGATAATATTTTTGTTTATATTAGCCGCAGGGCTTACCGCACTTTCAAAGTTGTACTTGGAAGATGCAAGTAAAAAAATATCAGGAGAAGTGAAAGAGCTGAAGGCTGAAAAAGAGACCCTTGCTTCAGAAGTGGGTCAGCTTGAAAAAAGAGATGCAGAAGTTAAAAAAAGCTATAATGATATAATGGAAAAATTAAATCAGAATAAAAAATAAAAGTTAGAAACAAGAACTAATAATAGAAATCTTTTAAGCATCGTCTGAAAATTTTAGACACGCTTATTGGATATAAAAAAGAAATAATACTGAAAATAATTATAGAGAGGAACAAAAATAATGAAAAAAATTATAGGTGGAATAGCATTAATTTTAAGTCTTGCGGGACTTGGATATTCAGGATTTACAATTTATGGAGCGGCAAAAGGTGCCCTTGAGAAAAAATCATTAAACAAACAGATTACTGAATTAAAAGATAAAAAAGTTAAAACAGAAGCATCTTTGAAAGATGTAACTGAAAAAAATAATAAACTTAAAAAGGAATATAATCAGTTAAGGGAGCAGAGAGGGATAAAGGTTGTATATCTTACATTTGATGATGGGCCTACTCCTAACAACACTCCAAAGATACTTGATATATTAAAGAAAAATAATATAAAGGGAACTTTCTTTGTTATAGGTCAGAATCCGGATATGTATAAGCGTATTGTAGATGAAGGGCATGCTATTGCAATTCATACATATTCCCATGAGTATAAACAGGTATATGCTTCTGTAGATGCATTCTTTGCTGATTTATATAAATTGAGAGATCTTATTAAGGAAAAAACAGGAGTAGATCCTAAAGTTACAAGATTCCCTGGAGGATCAAGTACTACAAGAGTATCAAAGCCAATAAAACAGGCTATTATAAACAGACTTACAAAAGAAGGATATGTTTATCAGGACTGGAACTGTGACAGTACAGATGCATCAGGAAACAAAGTTCCTGTAGAAAAACTGGTT
This Leptotrichia sp. oral taxon 215 str. W9775 DNA region includes the following protein-coding sequences:
- a CDS encoding SUMF1/EgtB/PvdO family nonheme iron enzyme — its product is MEINLSKYLRARRPIICINSSDYKEIDTIVKEATKEYKDKAIYEYRAFGAVNFENKVRCEEIENLYHFLNILFSKGIKTDVFLLIKNAEEEMMDARNIAFIKKIAETRYSNPDYNFTIIVVSENETVPKELEKFTSILDIPNMTKEEIEEYILKFSEINNVKLDKEDLGEVAISLKGLTKLEIDHVLNMIIESKKNISISGREIIIKEKGQIIKKSSILEIIDFKERIEDIGGLEGLKEWLRSKAQIFRRLDEAKKFGVDTPKGVLLVGMPGCGKSLAAKASARLFNVPLLRLDIGRLLGKYVGESEHNMRMALKTAESISPCILWIDEIEKAFAGIDQSGGASDITKRLFGQFLTWLQEKENTVFVVATANDITAFPPEFLRKGRFDEVFFIDFPNEEERERIFEIHLEKRGKLTENIDVSRLAEETEGYCGADIEEIVKNAVENIFILETQDEKEKEVTTQDLIEAVKNIDSLTNILSDKIEVLKKSYKKFKVKSASKKILNGLGIRRMVVVKGGKYTPILESGYYETINSNKNYMKFSGKEVKVCDLEVCKYQTTQDMWMEVMEHNPSKFKGGRRPVECVSWWDALEYCNKMSEKYGLQPVYDLSQKSEGIVNINQLDGELKNSHFADFEKTEGFRLPTVVEWQWFARGGEVAIQDGTFDMMYAGSNNLDEVAWHNSNSEKQTHDVGTKKPNQLGIYDCSGNVWEWCYDKIIIPTGACIISIGDTFENKLKYIENNENISGKKVMGGSWKGNDITKEVDCNMESNYYGFPYEKYDNYGFRIVRTI
- a CDS encoding polysaccharide deacetylase family protein, which gives rise to MKKIIGGIALILSLAGLGYSGFTIYGAAKGALEKKSLNKQITELKDKKVKTEASLKDVTEKNNKLKKEYNQLREQRGIKVVYLTFDDGPTPNNTPKILDILKKNNIKGTFFVIGQNPDMYKRIVDEGHAIAIHTYSHEYKQVYASVDAFFADLYKLRDLIKEKTGVDPKVTRFPGGSSTTRVSKPIKQAIINRLTKEGYVYQDWNCDSTDASGNKVPVEKLVKNGVCNVREVNLLMHDAYAKTTTVEALQKIIDAYKAKGYIFETLTVDSPKFQHVKQPESAN